Below is a window of Desulfarculaceae bacterium DNA.
TGGCCTCGGGGTCCCACTCCATCATGGGGAACTCGGTGACCCAGCAGAAGCTCAGCACGCCCTCGGGGCGCAGCCCGAAACGGCGGGCCAGCTCCAGGCGCAAACGGCCCAAAGATTCGTGCACCACGGCGGGCACGTCGGCCCCGAAGAACAGAATGTCGCCTTCCACCGCGTCCATGCGGGCGTTGATAGCCTGCTGCTGCTCGGGGGTGAAGAACTTGGCGATGGGCGACTGCCACTCGCCGCCCGCCTTGATCTTGACCCAGGCCAGGCCCTTGGCCCCGAAATCGGCCACGTAAGAGGTCAGGTCGTCCAGGTCCTTGCGGCTGAGCGAGGCCATCTCCTTGCCGTTGATGGCCTTGACCGCCAGGCCCTTGGAGGCGGCGGTGGCGAAGAGCTTGAACTCCGCTTCGGCCACCAGGTCCACCACGTCGGTCAGCTCCAGGCCGAAGCGCACGTCCGGCGCGTCCAGGCCGTAGCGGCTGATGGCCTCGTCATAGGTCATGCGCGGCAGGGGTAGCTCCATCTCGCGGCCCGTGGCCTCTTTGACGATCTCGGCCACCAGGCCCTCGGTGAGGGCCATGACGTCTTCCTCGCCCACGAAGCTCATCTCCAGGTCCACCTGGGTGAACTCGGGCTGGCGGTCGGCGCGCAGATCCTCGTCGCGGAAGCAGCGCACGATCTGGTAGTAGCGCTCGATGCCGCCCATCATCAGCAGCTGCTTGAACAGCTGGGGCGACTGGGGCAAGGCGAAGAAGCTGCCCGGGCTCACCCGGCTGGGCACCAGATAGTCGCGGGCGCCCTCGGGGGTGCTTTTGGTGAGGACCGGGGTCTCCACCTCCAAAAAACCCTGGCCGTTCAAATAGCTCCGGGCCGCGGCCGCCGCCCGGTGCCGAAGCAGCAGGTTGGCGTACATCTCCGGCCGCCGAAGGTCCAGGTAGCGGTACTTCAGGCGGATGTTCTCGCCCACGTCGATCCAGTCCTCCAGCATGAACGGAGGCGTCTTGCTGGGGTTCAAGATCTCGAAGCTGTCGACATAGACCTCGATCTCGCCGGTGACCAGGTTGGGGTTGGCCATGCCCTCGGGGCGGGCGCGCACCGTGCCCCGCACCGCCAGGCAGAACTCGCTGCGGATGGTGTGGGCCTCGGAGTGGGAGCCCTGGTCGATCTCCGGGTTGAACACCACCT
It encodes the following:
- the aspS gene encoding aspartate--tRNA ligase, translating into MSERFIQDLKRTHSCGQLGTAEVGDQVVLMGWAQRRRDHGGLIFVDLRDREGITQVVFNPEIDQGSHSEAHTIRSEFCLAVRGTVRARPEGMANPNLVTGEIEVYVDSFEILNPSKTPPFMLEDWIDVGENIRLKYRYLDLRRPEMYANLLLRHRAAAAARSYLNGQGFLEVETPVLTKSTPEGARDYLVPSRVSPGSFFALPQSPQLFKQLLMMGGIERYYQIVRCFRDEDLRADRQPEFTQVDLEMSFVGEEDVMALTEGLVAEIVKEATGREMELPLPRMTYDEAISRYGLDAPDVRFGLELTDVVDLVAEAEFKLFATAASKGLAVKAINGKEMASLSRKDLDDLTSYVADFGAKGLAWVKIKAGGEWQSPIAKFFTPEQQQAINARMDAVEGDILFFGADVPAVVHESLGRLRLELARRFGLRPEGVLSFCWVTEFPMMEWDPEAKRWQAMHHPFTSPRAEDLPLLESDPGAVKARAYDLVLNGSEVGGGSIRIHRADVQAKVLAALNISDEDAQEKFGFLLEALTYGAPPHGGLALGFDRLTAILAGEPSIREVIAFPKTQKASCPLTDAPGPVSREQLLELGLRLDKPAK